A stretch of Nitrospirota bacterium DNA encodes these proteins:
- a CDS encoding nucleoside-triphosphatase has protein sequence MNILITGAPGAGKTTLIQRVAAKIPEARGFYTEEIREGGRRKGFRLVGLPGGGERVLAHVDIQSPRRVSKYGVDVEGFEEFLGGLDLGGATVVIVDEVGKMECFSGAFRSLIAGLLGTEEKSSHVVATIARRGTPFIEELKKKARATMLEVTEGNRDALVGVIMSMLE, from the coding sequence ATGAACATCCTCATTACGGGAGCACCGGGGGCGGGGAAGACCACGCTCATCCAGCGGGTCGCAGCGAAAATCCCCGAGGCCCGGGGCTTCTATACGGAGGAAATCCGTGAGGGCGGGCGGCGGAAGGGTTTCAGGCTCGTGGGCCTGCCCGGGGGCGGGGAGCGAGTCCTCGCCCATGTAGATATCCAGAGCCCCCGCCGGGTGAGCAAGTACGGCGTGGACGTGGAGGGCTTCGAGGAGTTCCTCGGCGGCCTGGACCTCGGCGGCGCGACCGTGGTCATCGTCGACGAGGTGGGTAAGATGGAATGCTTCTCCGGCGCCTTCCGCTCCCTTATTGCCGGCCTCCTGGGCACGGAGGAAAAAAGCAGTCACGTGGTGGCCACCATCGCCCGGAGGGGGACGCCCTTTATCGAAGAGCTCAAGAAAAAGGCCCGGGCCACCATGCTCGAGGTCACCGAAGGCAACAGGGATGCCCTGGTGGGCGTCATCATGAGCATGCTCGAATAG